TTGGCCTGTTTTCCCTGATAAAACTCCTCCCAGCGGCTCTCGAAGAAGCGGCGCATGATGTGCCCAGCCTTGCCTACTTCAGAGTCATCCTCGTTGAAAGTCTGGCAGTTGTCAAATACCAGGAGGGCATCAGCCGCAAACTCCTCTGAGCTGGTGTACCTGGACAGGGCAGGGGCAAAACTGTGAGCTGGGTAGGAGTTGCAGCAGTAGCAAAGACCGGGCGGTTCACCCACATCTACTTACCCTCCCCTGAGCAGCCGCTCCCGCATGGTGGAAAAATCCATAGGATTTTTGATGATGCGCCGGTACCCACTCACCAAACGTGGGTTCACAGGCTCTAGGAAAGGCCAGGCTGCATCATGGGACTCCATCTCCATCAGGATAATCCTATCATTAGAGGGACAATGATGGCTCCATCTCAGGAAGCAAATATACTGACCCCTCCCAGCCCTTTCCTCTGGCAGAGGTAGAGCCAACTGTCCCCCCAGGATTCACTCAACTCACTCGCAAAATGTGAGATCACTGTGGTGGTTCCGCATAGAGAGTCGCCGCCGCTTGGAGGGGGAGAGCCCTTCTTCCGAGTACCGAGGCCCTGCTGCTGGGCTTTCTCGGCCCCTCAACAGTACCCGGCGTCGGCGGCCATCACCCTCTGAGAAGTTCAGCGAATAACCACTTTTCCGCTTCTGGCCACGCTTTGGGAAACCAGGCTTCTGAGTGAATTCTCCCTCCACCTGCTTAGTATAGGAAACAGGTGAGATTAGCAACAGCTGGAGATGCACTGCTTGCCCTACTACAATCTCTGCCTAAATATGATTTAAGGCTTCAAAATACTATCATGCATAAGCCGGCATTGGTTTATTCACATAACCCAATGAAGTAGGTAAAAGGGAAGGTatagttattctcattttatagagacAGCAATTAAAGCTATAGaatttaagtgacttgtccaaaaaAGGACTTAGAACCCAGGTCCCCTAATACCCAGTCTAGGACTCTTTCCAAGGAGAGGAGAGATTGAGGATAATCTCTGATTTCTGTTTGAGTGTGGGAAAGAAAGAGCAGAAGCCTTACCTGAGCCAAACAGACAGTACAGAACCAATCTCCTTCTGGGACAGCCTCCATCTTGGGACGATGGCAGTAAATGTGGCAGCCACGGtcacacccatcacaaagcagaaGAAACTCATCATTGTCACCCTTCCGGCAGACTAGACATGTCTGGACCAAGGTTGTGAGGAGGCAGAATGAGCTCTCCAGCCTCTACCTGCCAGTGACCCCACCCCGCCCCTGCTGGCTGGCCCCTCAGCCTCTCCAGGCTCTCTCAGCCTCTTACCACTTTGTTGACAGACTTCTCCCAGGCAATGGACCTCTCCAGCTGGCCCAGGCACAAGCACACCTGGGCTGCGCTCCGGCACCGCTCGAGGGTCTGGCGCCAGACACGAATGCGAGGGGTGATCTCATATGATCTGGAGGGAGAAAGTGGTGATCTTTGGAGAAGGAGCGGATCCACTAAAGAGGGAACTTATCCCTTTCTCTCCAAGACCAAGAATGGAGGGTGGGAGTCACTCACATCTCTGTAGTGGTGCCCTCAGGGGCACCATTAGGTGTGCTAAGCAGGGCCTTCTCCAGCACAACCTCATGAGTTGGCCAGAGGGGCTCCCGCAGGTACCGCCGTTCTACATTCTGTTCCAGGGCAGCCAGCCGCATCACAGCCAGGTCCAAAGGGTTGGTAGTTTTACGCTGAGGTGCCAGTCCCTCCCTGCCCCGACCTCGCCAGGTGATATCCTCCTGGGAGTCGGAGAGGTGCTCACAGTAGGCCAAGTCTTCACGGGTAGAGTCTGGGCTAGGACATGTCCAGCCCTTCAGTTAAGAGAGAGGAATAAAACTCACTGTAAAAGGAGGAAAATTtggcataggaaaaaaaaaaacaaaaacaagacccaCTTAAGGTAGGTCACCTGTGAAGTAGGGACCCAGGGTTTTTTCTAACAGGGCATAAGGGACTAATGCTTTTCCCCAACCTTCCTACACAGTGCCAATCCCAGCATACCCGAATCTGCAGATCAGACATGATAACCCGCTGCTCCAGCTCCTCTACCCATTGAAGCACTGCTAGGTCTGTCTCGTATGTCTTCTCTTTGGGGGACCAGCTCATAATCCCTTCTTGAAAGGCAGGTAGTTGCCTGGGCTCAAAGATGGGGTCTGAGAAGAGAGGTGGCAGAGGGAGAGGCCCATCAGGCTGTTGTCCCTAGCAGCAGCTCAATGCTTATCCTGGGCTCTTCAGCTCAAGCTGGGTGTAGGAATGTATTTACCAGCTGAGGGCCGCAGGCAGACTTCCTGCAAGAAGTCCCTGTGCTTGTTAAGGTGTTTGTGAAGTGCCTTCTCCCGGATACCTCGGGGGTGTAGGGCCTTGAGCATGGCATCCAACATCTCAGGATCTCGTATCCACCACCAGCCTGAGCACATCTCTGTGAGCAGATGAGATATATGTGGGGCGCCAGCTGTGAAGCACTGCCCACACCGGATGCCCTCACTCCAAGGTCACTCACCAGGTGGGACAGGCTGGGCTGTCAGCTGGGTTAGGTAACGCTGTTCCATCTGTTTGAAGAACTTACTGGGAGGTCTCCCTCTCCGTTTGGGCTGTCCCAGCCCTGTGGGACTCTGTGGCATTTCTCCAGGGTCTCCTGCTCGCCTCTTAGGGGCCAACCCAGCCAAGGGCGTGGAAGAGAACTGCACTGGAGAACAAGGGTTGGCAGCACTAGGTCTATTCATCTGTGAATAAAATGAGACATAAGGAAATGAGGATGTTTTCATGTTTATAGGTTCCCTCAACTTCAGGCAGCAGCTCCACACCCAGGCAATGGTGCCTGTGGCAAGATGAAATCAAGTGCATACTACTAATTCTGGCTACTTACTGGCTTGGAGGAGGCAAGCTGCTGAGGGGAGGGAGTGGGTTGGTCCTCAGAAACTGCAGGGGGCGGTGTGGGGGCAGCATTGCAGGGCATCTGGGCTGAGATGTTAAACCAGAGTGCTTGAGGATCAGGGCTGGATTCTGCCTCATCAGGCTCTGGCTCCTCCGGGGGTTGTGATGGAGCTGGGTCTAGTTTTCCCGGACTGCTATCAGGTGTGAGGACTGAGCTGCTCAACAGGGAGCTATGGCTCTGAGTCTGGCTCAGCCAAGACAGGAAGGCTGACTGGCTGAGGTCATGCTGGCTCTGACCCAGTGACAAAGGGGAGCCTTCTTGCTCCAGGAACCCCTTATGGGACTGAAGCTGAAGCTgaagctgaggctggggctgggcaggagCATGAAGCTGAGCCTCAGGCTGAAGCTGGGCCTGGGGCTGTTCTGAATCCTGACCCCTGACAGGGGACTTAAGATGCCTAGGTTGCATAGACCCGGGCTTAGTTTTTCGAGGTCGGCCTCGGGCCCGGGCAGGAGAACTGGCAGTGGTGTTGGAGCCAGCTAACTCCATCTTCATAGAGAAGAGGGCAGGGTTGAGTGACGCATGGGCTGCCACTTTTAAGGAGTCAGTTTCCTTCTTTATCACCTCCTCAGGAACTGTAAAGAGAAGTAAAGAGTTAAGCCATATGCTGACATACAAGGGAAAAGTAAGAGGGTATATAAACTTAGGAcctatactttctttttctcttggacTTAGTCCCCCTTTTTTGAGATTCCACTGGGAAGAGCTTATATGCCAATGAACACAGTATCTGGGGAAGAAACACTATTCTCCCAAGtaatcagcagcagcagcacaatcataagctaacatttattgcGAAACAACTACGGGTTAAGTATTATTCTAAGAGACTTAACTCATTTTAATCCTCTCAGTAGCCTTATGAAGTACATACACTATTATTATCTCAacttcacaaatgaagaaacagaatcaTACAGCTGGAAATGGCAGAGCAGGTGGGTAGGCAGCTTTACTCTAaaatctgtgctcttaaccattaCGCTATATtatcagaaaatgaaagaagccCAAGACTACTAAGGAAAAGGAATTATTTAATTCTTGTTTGATAGGACTCAGAATCCACACTCCCACAGGCACACCTACCTAAGTTCCCCTCTGTTCCTTCTACAAAGATACCAGCCAAATACGGCAATACCCAGTAGCGACGTCTGTAGCGGTCCTGACCCAGGGAGACCGCCCGAAGCATCTGGGATGAGTGAAGCAGCTTTTTGCGAAAGAAAAGCTGACGCTGGGTAGAcaatgaaaatgaagatgaatAAACACATTTCCAGAGTGACAGTGGTGAATTCATCCAGTATATCAGAGAAAGGCAATGGCTCTCAGTCCCTCTATAAAAGTGATGCCATCTGGGCCTAATTCAGAAGGTGATTAAGtttgggagcggtggctcacgcctgtaatcccagcactttgggaggccaaggcaggtggattgctagagcccaggagttcagaaccagccttggtaacatatggaaactgtctctacaaaaacacaaaaattagccaggcatggtggctcctgcctgtagtcccagctacttgggagaatcacctaagcccaggaggctgaggctgcagtgagccatgatcgtgccactgcactccagcctgggtaacagaaaccccatctcaaaagaataaaaattaaaattcagtttaaaaaagaagCTGATCAATTCTTGCCCAGCCCATATCTCCAACTCTTGGGAGGTTAGAAGCACAATACCTTGCTGAGTTTTTCTATCTGGCGCTCTAGCTCTGGGATGCTAGATGCTGTGGCATCAACCTAGGGAGAAACACATGGGCATTATGAAAAAGGAGGTTATCAGATTCAAGAAAGaggaatttattttctaactCCCACTTTCCTTGATCTTGGGCCAGTACCTCTCCATCTCTTCGACCCCTGCGGCCAGGGACAGCTGCTATagactcctcttcttcctcttcttccatgCCACTGGTCTCCTCCATGATCCGAGAACTGCGCCTCCGTCCCAGGCATTCCTCTGGCCCTTCCATCTCTACTTCAGACCGCCCAGTTCGCTTGGCCAGAACAGTTTTCAGCCTTGAAATAGATGGAGAAAGATTAAGggaaggccaagtgtggtggctcacacctgtaattccagcactttgggaggccaagacaggcggatcacctgaggtcaggagttcgagaccagcctggccaacatggtgaaaccctgtctctactaaaaatacaaaaatcagccaggtgtggtggcatgggcctgtaatcccagctacttgggaggctgaggcagaagaatcgcttgaacctgggaggcggaggtggcagtgagccaagattgcgctatcgcattccagcctaggcgacagaggaagactccatctcaaaaaaaaaaaattacgggAAACTGGTGAGGAACATGATAGTGCCACAAAAGAAATACCTTGACTCTAAACCATCCTGGGCCCTGGTAAGGTCCCAAACCCAGGGAAGGGGCTAAAGCATCACATTTCAAGCCAAAACCCTGGCTATGCTTCACCCGCCCCACTTCTCTCCTCTCTGAGGCTCTACTCTCTGTCTGGTCCCTACCTCCGGAGCCGGCCTTCAACAATCCACTTGTTTTTCCTGTAGCTGGACATACTCTCCAGAGTCTTGTCAATCTCACTGCAGGGGAATAGGGAATAGGATGAAGTGGCAgcacaaaaaaagggaaaggaggcTCAAGGGTAAAGGGGCTGCAGCTGAAAAAGGAGTTCCAGCCTAGAACCCAGATTGGGTGAATGGCAGAAGGCTTAGGCTCTCCCAGGGAGGGCACTGCAATTCAGTCCCAAGTCATTCCAGCATCTTCAGAACATGGCAGTGAACACACATTTCTGAGGACTTCTGGAAGGCTACAAGTCCTCCACCCCATTCTGATGCAAGGGATACAATGACCATCCCCACTCCCAGCCTCTCACTTGATGATGAGGGTGGAGCCATTGAGCTCATGCACAAGGAAGGCCAGGACAGCAGCCTTCTGCTGGGGTGGCTGGGCCTGAAAAGGCTGGGTGCGCAGGCGGTCACAGAGGGCTGGCTCTACTCCATATGCCATAAGGAAGCAGCGCAGGATCTCTGACACATTGTCTCTTGTCAGTGGGATCTCAGACACCTTCTCCCCCAAGATCTTTAGGGACTGTGTGGAGGACAGCATAATGGGGGTGAGTAGGGAAAGATGCACAACCAAGTTGGGTGAATGTGCAAGAGGAAAATACATCAGAAGAGAACTATGGGGGTTAAGACAGAATACGAAAGAAGaccacaaaagaaaaggaaaaaataaagaaaaataaaataaggagaggagtcaggaagaaaaagaaatggaaaaatataaggaaaagagaaacactaAGTAGTTACATCTCCTTTACTTGTCCTGGTTACTTTGGGAGGGACTTGCACTCACCTGACAGTAGGAGGGAAAGCCAGGATCATGGAGTGCAGCCTTCAGCAGCCTGACCAGCAGGTCTTGCACCTCACCCAAGCTGTCACCTTGACACAGGAGTCCCTCCTGCAGGACCCCCAGGCTAGGCACATCTTTGGCAGGATCAAAGCCCAGCACCTTGCCAAAGCTATGCAGGAACTCCACAATGGTCAAGCAGTCTGAGAAGGCTCCACTGGGCAATGTCAGACCAGGGACTCGTGAGAAGTCAGGCAGGGGCTAGAGAGAGAAAAGTGAGTAGAGAGTTCTGTTAAACATAACAGAAGATGACAATTTGCATGTCTACAAGAGgttcttcctttaatttttatgtaattttttttttttttttgagatagggtctcactctgtcacccaagctggagtgcagtggcatgatctctgcttactgcagcctcgacctcctaagcccaagcaattctcccacctcagtctctcaaatagctgggactacaggtacatgccaccacacccagctaattttcgtattttttgtagagatgaggtctcgccatgttgcccaggctggtcttgaactgctgggctcaagcgatctgcccgcctcggcctcccaaagtgctgggattacagtgtgagccatggcacccggccttCCTTTAATCTTTAATGGAAATGTCTCTCCCATTGcagaagtcctttttttttttttaaaggaaagtctTCCCAGCTGACCCAGGAACTGTTACTCTCTCCTCACTACCTGGTGGTCAGTCAGACACATATCCTCTGTCGGCTTCTTCATTTCCTCCAAGATCATCTGCTGCCTCTGCCGTTCCTCCAAGCGCCTCTGTGTGGCCAGGGTCTTATCTGCTTTACAGGCTGGCTTGGCTTTGGtcacctcctccttttccttcatttttaccttctccttcttttccctcttgactttttccttcagtttttcctgctttgtctttcctttttctttctcagcctACCCAAGGAAGAGAGGAACCAAGACTGCCATAAAGATATCAGTCACTATCCTTCCCTGGTCCCAGTCCTCCCAACCTCACAGCCCAGAAATCTCACTATAAAACAAGACTGATGTACATGTCCTGCAAAATCAGTTTAGTGGCTTCGAAATTATACTTGGCAAGTTTGTACATGCACCTACCTTGGATTTCTTCTTAGCTTCCTTCTGCTTTAAGCTCTTGGTCTCTTGTTTCCGCTTATTTCTGGCCTGTAAACCATAAGGGAAGTCATTTCTCCTCAAACTCTGAAAGCATCTCTGCTTGGGCTAGGATTCAAAAACAGACAAGGGTGCTGGGGAGGAGAGGTGAGAGATGGAATGAGGGGTTGGCAATGGATTAATTCTCTCACCCTAGAGATGCCCACGTTATTTTTGAACAAACCCAATTCTCTAAATCAAGTGCAAGAAATTTCAGGGTAATGAAGATATGCTGCTACACAGGGAGTGACGGATgtgggaaatgaaaataaaagatgaagtaAGTTGTAGGAAAAATTAACCTACTGTTTCATCTCTCTGATGTCCCTCACCTGCCCTTGGATAGTAGTCTGACACTCTCCCCGTTGAACCTTCTGCCTCATCTTCTTCTTGCTTTTAGCAATCTTTGCTTTATCCTCCTCATTCAATGTTTCTgtgagagcagaaagaaaaatgaaacaagtgAGGCAGGAAGGCAGTTCTCTAGCATCCAGGGCAACACATGCCCGTCTCAAAGctggcctcccaagcagctccCTGAAGAATCTagagtagctttttttttttttaagtatacataATAAAACATTGGGGGAAAAAATGTAGGAGAGGCACCTGCTATGGGGGTGGCACAAAGAACTCAAATGACATCTCCTGCCCAGAAGCACCAGCCCCTGGCTCCAATCAGACTGCTTTAGAAGGTGTCCTGCTGATAGAAAAGAGGCCACAATGGCAGAGTAGCCTTGGAGCCAATCTCTCTCCCAGGATACCTGACAAGAGCAGAAACCCACGGACTGATTTTAGAGCAGAAAGCAGAGAAAGGATACAGCAAGCCAAACTGCCAGGGAAAGAGGGTAGTAGTTAGAAGCACTGATTAACCAAGGGTGTGCCAGAAAAAAGGCCCACACAGTGGACACCTCAAAAGAATCACTGACATAGTTATTGATCATGCTCAGCTCCATGTCTTGCTTCACTAAAAGTTCTGAATTTCTTCCTTTCGGGAAGACTTGTGGAAGTATAATTCTGCAAACAAGAGTATTTCATAATTGATGTTTCTGACatgactatatatacatatatatattttttgacacggagtctcactctgtcgcccaggctgaagtgcaatggcacaatctcggctcactgcaatctccacctcccaggttcaagcgattctcctgcctcagccaccccagtagctgggactacaggcgcgtgccaccacgcccagttaatttttagtatttttagtacaagcggagtttcaccgttttagccatgACGGTCTTGAttgcctgacctcatgatccgctggtctcagcctctcaaagagctgggattacagccgtgagccaccgtgcctggccctgacatgacaatatttattattttgtttctggtaTAGAAACGCCACCACATGTCTACGTGACAACCCTCTAAGACAGATATTATGGGCAGATGAACTACCTAAGGCTTTGATTAAAATATGAGacttagctgggtgcagtggctcacacctgtaatcccagcactttgggaggctgaagcaggcggatcacctgaggtcaggagttcgagaccagcctgaccaacatggagaaaccccatctctactaaaaatacaaaattagctgggcgtggtggcatatgcctgtaatcccagctactctggaggctgaggcaggagaatcgcttaaacctgggaggttgcggtgagccaagatcgcgccattgcactccagcctgggcaacaagagcaaaactccatctggaaaaaaaaaaaaaaagggccaggcgtgggggctacacctgtaatcccagcactttgagaggtcgaggtgggcggatcacgaggtcaggagatcgagaccatcctggctaacatggtgaaaccccgtctctactaaaaatacaaaaaattagccaggtgtggtggcgtgcacctgtagtcccagctactcgggaggccgaggcaggagaatggggtgaatccaggaggcagagcttgtagtgagccaagatcgtgccactgcactccatcctgggtgacagagtaagactctgtctcaaaaaaaaaaaaacaaaatgagacttGTTCTAGGTCATTTGGTTGAAACATGACACGGCTAGATGTCTGAGTGAAAATCAAAAGACTAAGTTTTTTCACATTCTTCACACTACACCAGGGTAAACACACTATTTACTGAAAAATGTAGGTATTTCTCACCTGTCCATCCACTAAAACAgtgcctattattattattatattattattattattttgagatggagtttcactcttgttgcccaggctggagtgcaatggtgtgatctcagctcactgcaacctctgcctcctgggttcaagccattctcctgcctcagcctcccgagtagctgggattacaggcatgcgccaccatgcctggctaattttgtatttatagtagagacagggtttcttcatgttggtcaggctggtcttgaactcccgacctcaggtgatctgccctcctcagtctcccaaagtggtgggattacaggcgtgagccaccgtgcctggctttttttttttttttttttttttttgagacagagtctagctctatcaccaagctggagtgcagtggcgcaatctcagcttactgaaacctccacctcccaggttcaagctattctcctgcctcagcctcccaagtaggtgggactacaggcacacaccaccacgcccagctaattttttgttttgtatttttagtagagacggggttttaccatgttcgccaggatggtctcaatctcttgacctcacgatccgcccgccttggccttccgaagtgctgggattacaggtgtgagacactgtgcccggcctattattttttttagaaacagggccttgctctgttgcccaggttggaatgcaataaCACAACTGAAGTTTACTGTAGcctccaaactcctgggctcaagtgatcctctgctgcctgcctcagcctcctgggtaactgggattattaagcacacaccaccatgcctggctcccaaTTATCTTTTGAATTCAGATGTGAATTCTGAACCTCCATGATAGTAGAAATGGGTAAGGTAAAAGGGTACAACTGAACCAGTATATGATAAGGAGctaaaagatggaaagaaagggCAAGAAAGTCCTCTCCTCTGGGCTAAACACACCTGGGGGCAGCCCAAGGTTTCACTGGTAACAGCAACTCAAGAAAGACCATGGCTGGAAAAGTAGTATTCCCAAGCGCTGGGACTAGGATGCTGGATTCCAAGGAGAAGCTGATTCAGATTCATTCTTCCCAGATAATGTTAGTTACACTCCTGGGAAATCCAGGTATTAGCAATTCATCAACATTTTAGATACCTCATGGAGGGAGCAGAATCCCAAAGTAAGAAATACCACTGTACCTTGGGCCTCCAGTTTCTTTAGGGGGCGGTTGTCTGTCTTGTTCAATAGCTCAGTGATTTTGACCTTAGGTGGCCGACCTCGACCCCGTTTCACCTTGGGGACTTCCTTAGTCTTAGCCTTCTCAGTGTTTCGAGGTCGACCCCGTTTGCCAGTAATTGCCTGAATCCTCGACGGGATctcctctgctgagagctgcaccCACTGCAAGCCCTAAGGTAGCAAGGGAGACTGTTACAGTAGTAAGGAATCAGTGCAGGCCACGAGGCCCTCGGAACCATTCAATGCCCCAGAACCTTCAAACCCCACGAGAGGAAGCTGCAGCTTGTCCACCAACTCTTCCTCAGGGACAAAAGCATATTTAACCCTTGGGTCTGCACCTCTGGCGTGTCTCTTTCTTCAAAGAAATCTCCAACAGGCATACGGGGACTGAAGCTGAAGTGCTCTCGGCGGACACTGTGTACCACGTTGCGGCTCAGGTACTAAGAGGAAGAAGTAAAGTAACATTAATAAAGTTGGATCCTACCATGTCTTTGGCCAGCAAAGGCATAAGCAGAACAGGCCCAGAGCAGACAATGCCAGCCTGTTGTCACTGAGCCCAAGAACGGAGTCTTGGGCAGTGGAAAGGAGTCCACTGAGCCCAAGAAAGCAGTCCTTTAAAAAAAGCTACATTACCTTGATCACTTCTGGAAATTGCTTCATCCTCTTCCCACAGGGGCCATAATACCAGGTCTCCCCCTGCCATCGGTGGCTGCCCTTCTTGATGCGCACCTCTCTCCGCCACCTGCCAGAGAAGCACATGGGCCCTGCCGCCAGGTCACACCCCTACCCACTCCCATGCCACCTAAGCGCGAAGCCCTCTgagcagatggccctccccacATTTGTATCTCTAGAACTGCATGCAGATGCAAAAGCACCAAGAGAGATAAGCTTGGCTAGAAGGCTGACTTGAGCTCCAGCAAATACATCAAGGCCCTTAGGAGAAAAGCACTACACCAAACTGCACAAGCTCAGAGAGATCTCCATCCCTCCTTTACAAAATCAGTGAGATAAGCTGCCAGAAACCCCTCCCTGAGCCATTCAGGGCAGTTACTGGATTTCCAGTAAAGAGGATAAAGACCTAAGGGGAATAAAGACAGAAGACAAAGGGCAGGGAGgcaagcagaaaaataaatttgctgcTGATTCCATGAAAAGACTCAATATGCCAGGGTTTAGTTAGGAACTCTGTGTTCTGAGCAGAACACAAAGTTAGTCAGAGTTAGTTCTAAGACTAACTCTAATCTTTCTCTCAAAATTTTAAGCAGTACTCAGACTTGGTGACCACAAGTAGCCttgaggggcaggggtggggaagaTCCAGGAAGGCAGTTATTTCCACAAGGCCCTGGTGTCAGCTAGTTTGTTCATTTTGGTCA
This sequence is a window from Homo sapiens chromosome 12, GRCh38.p14 Primary Assembly. Protein-coding genes within it:
- the BAZ2A gene encoding bromodomain adjacent to zinc finger domain protein 2A isoform X21, with product MGPMCFSGRWRREVRIKKGSHRWQGETWYYGPCGKRMKQFPEVIKYLSRNVVHSVRREHFSFSPRMPVGDFFEERDTPEGLQWVQLSAEEIPSRIQAITGKRGRPRNTEKAKTKEVPKVKRGRGRPPKVKITELLNKTDNRPLKKLEAQETLNEEDKAKIAKSKKKMRQKVQRGECQTTIQGQARNKRKQETKSLKQKEAKKKSKAEKEKGKTKQEKLKEKVKREKKEKVKMKEKEEVTKAKPACKADKTLATQRRLEERQRQQMILEEMKKPTEDMCLTDHQPLPDFSRVPGLTLPSGAFSDCLTIVEFLHSFGKVLGFDPAKDVPSLGVLQEGLLCQGDSLGEVQDLLVRLLKAALHDPGFPSYCQSLKILGEKVSEIPLTRDNVSEILRCFLMAYGVEPALCDRLRTQPFQAQPPQQKAAVLAFLVHELNGSTLIINEIDKTLESMSSYRKNKWIVEGRLRRLKTVLAKRTGRSEVEMEGPEECLGRRRSSRIMEETSGMEEEEEEESIAAVPGRRGRRDGEVDATASSIPELERQIEKLSKRQLFFRKKLLHSSQMLRAVSLGQDRYRRRYWVLPYLAGIFVEGTEGNLVPEEVIKKETDSLKVAAHASLNPALFSMKMELAGSNTTASSPARARGRPRKTKPGSMQPRHLKSPVRGQDSEQPQAQLQPEAQLHAPAQPQPQLQLQLQSHKGFLEQEGSPLSLGQSQHDLSQSAFLSWLSQTQSHSSLLSSSVLTPDSSPGKLDPAPSQPPEEPEPDEAESSPDPQALWFNISAQMPCNAAPTPPPAVSEDQPTPSPQQLASSKPMNRPSAANPCSPVQFSSTPLAGLAPKRRAGDPGEMPQSPTGLGQPKRRGRPPSKFFKQMEQRYLTQLTAQPVPPEMCSGWWWIRDPEMLDAMLKALHPRGIREKALHKHLNKHRDFLQEVCLRPSADPIFEPRQLPAFQEGIMSWSPKEKTYETDLAVLQWVEELEQRVIMSDLQIRGWTCPSPDSTREDLAYCEHLSDSQEDITWRGRGREGLAPQRKTTNPLDLAVMRLAALEQNVERRYLREPLWPTHEVVLEKALLSTPNGAPEGTTTEISPLSPSRSYEITPRIRVWRQTLERCRSAAQVCLCLGQLERSIAWEKSVNKVTCLVCRKGDNDEFLLLCDGCDRGCHIYCHRPKMEAVPEGDWFCTVCLAQQVEGEFTQKPGFPKRGQKRKSGYSLNFSEGDGRRRRVLLRGRESPAAGPRYSEEGLSPSKRRRLSMRNHHSDLTFCEIILMEMESHDAAWPFLEPVNPRLVSGYRRIIKNPMDFSTMRERLLRGGYTSSEEFAADALLVFDNCQTFNEDDSEVGKAGHIMRRFFESRWEEFYQGKQANL
- the BAZ2A gene encoding bromodomain adjacent to zinc finger domain protein 2A isoform X10, producing the protein MEANDHFNFTGLPPAPAASGLKPSPSSGEGLYTNGSPMNFPQQGKSLNGDVNVNGLSTVSHTTTSGILNSAPHSSSTSHLHHPSVAYDCLWNYSQYPSANPGSNLKDPPLLSQFSGGQYPLNGILGGSRQPSSPSHNTNLRAGSQEFWANGTQSPMGLNFDSQELYDSFPDQNFEEVGSGIHPDEAAEKEMTSVVAENGTGLVGSLELEEEQPELKMCGYNGSVPSVESLHQEVSVLVPDPTVSCLDDPSHLPDQLEDTPILSEDSLEPFNSLAPEPVSGGLYGIDDTELMGAEDKLPLEDSPVISALDCPSLNNATAFSLLADDSQTSTSIFASPTSPPVLGESVLQDNSFDLNNGSDAEQEEMETQSSDFPPSLTQPAPDQSSTIQLHPATSPAVSPTTSPAVSLVVSPAASPEISPEVCPAASTVVSPAVFSVVSPASSAVLPAVSLEVPLTASVTSPKASPVTSPAAAFPTASPANKDVSSFLETTADVEEITGEGLTASGSGDVMRRRIATPEEVRLPLQHGWRREVRIKKGSHRWQGETWYYGPCGKRMKQFPEVIKYLSRNVVHSVRREHFSFSPRMPVGDFFEERDTPEGLQWVQLSAEEIPSRIQAITGKRGRPRNTEKAKTKEVPKVKRGRGRPPKVKITELLNKTDNRPLKKLEAQETLNEEDKAKIAKSKKKMRQKVQRGECQTTIQGQARNKRKQETKSLKQKEAKKKSKAEKEKGKTKQEKLKEKVKREKKEKVKMKEKEEVTKAKPACKADKTLATQRRLEERQRQQMILEEMKKPTEDMCLTDHQPLPDFSRVPGLTLPSGAFSDCLTIVEFLHSFGKVLGFDPAKDVPSLGVLQEGLLCQGDSLGEVQDLLVRLLKAALHDPGFPSYCQSLKILGEKVSEIPLTRDNVSEILRCFLMAYGVEPALCDRLRTQPFQAQPPQQKAAVLAFLVHELNGSTLIINEIDKTLESMSSYRKNKWIVEGRLRRLKTVLAKRTGRSEVEMEGPEECLGRRRSSRIMEETSGMEEEEEEESIAAVPGRRGRRDGEVDATASSIPELERQIEKLSKRQLFFRKKLLHSSQMLRAVSLGQDRYRRRYWVLPYLAGIFVEGTEGNLVPEEVIKKETDSLKVAAHASLNPALFSMKMELAGSNTTASSPARARGRPRKTKPGSMQPRHLKSPVRGQDSEQPQAQLQPEAQLHAPAQPQPQLQLQLQSHKGFLEQEGSPLSLGQSQHDLSQSAFLSWLSQTQSHSSLLSSSVLTPDSSPGKLDPAPSQPPEEPEPDEAESSPDPQALWFNISAQMPCNAAPTPPPAVSEDQPTPSPQQLASSKPMNRPSAANPCSPVQFSSTPLAGLAPKRRAGDPGEMPQSPTGLGQPKRRGRPPSKFFKQMEQRYLTQLTAQPVPPEMCSGWWWIRDPEMLDAMLKALHPRGIREKALHKHLNKHRDFLQEVCLRPSADPIFEPRQLPAFQEGIMSWSPKEKTYETDLAVLQWVEELEQRVIMSDLQIRGWTCPSPDSTREDLAYCEHLSDSQEDITWRGRGREGLAPQRKTTNPLDLAVMRLAALEQNVERRYLREPLWPTHEVVLEKALLSTPNGAPEGTTTEISYEITPRIRVWRQTLERCRSAAQVCLCLGQLERSIAWEKSVNKVTCLVCRKGDNDEFLLLCDGCDRGCHIYCHRPKMEAVPEGDWFCTVCLAQQVEGEFTQKPGFPKRGQKRKSGYSLNFSEGDGRRRRVLLRGRESPAAGPRYSEEGLSPSKRRRLSMRNHHSDLTFCEIILMEMESHDAAWPFLEPVNPRLVSGYRRIIKNPMDFSTMRERLLRGGYTSSEEFAADALLVFDNCQTFNEDDSEVGKAGHIMRRFFESRWEEFYQGKQANL